The genomic region AGTGTGGCGGAGAATAGCAATGTTTGCCGGGTGGCCGGTGTGGCCGCTGCGATGGTTTCGACATCCTCAATGAAACCCATATCCAGCATCCGATCGGCTTCGTCCAGCACAAGCATTTGCAAGCGTTTGAAGTCGATGCGTCCGCGTTGAATATGATCAATCAGGCGGCCGGGTGTGGCTACCAGAATATCCACCGGTTGCGATAATAATTTGTTCTGCAACGGATAGGGCATGCCGCCCAGGATGCTCACCACGTTGATGCGCGGTAAATACTTGCCGTATTTTTTTGCGGCTTCGGATACTTGCAGCGCCAGTTCGCGAGTCGGTGTCAGCACTAGAACGCGCGGGCCGCGGCTGCGGATTTGCGCGGGTGTCGCCAGGGTATGTAATGCCGGCAACATGAATGCGGCGGTTTTTCCGGTACCGGTTTGCGCGGATGCCATGACATCGTGGCCGGCGATTAATTCGGGCACCGCTTGTTGCTGAATCGGTGTTGGAGTGGTATACCCCGCTTCTTGAATTGCTTTAAGTATCGAGGGATGTAGATTTAATTTTTCAAAAGACACGTTATTTTCCTAAAAAATACAGACAATGAAACACACAGGCATCATAATTTGCATGCCACGAATGTGAATTGTGCGAAACCTTGTCAGCGCGTTAAAAAGCATCGCCGCTAACCATAGTTGTTGCACTTTTTCGGAAAAAACTTGAAAAATTGGGAAGGTCAGGAACGATGAAGCCATGCAAAGTCGATCAAAAAATGATTCTATTCAACTTTGAGTTGCGAAGTATACTGGATCCCCTAAGGTGTTGCAATTGTTTGCGAGAATGTTTTTTTAGTGAATGATGGCTTTGGCGAATTTCCGTTTGCCGACCTGTATCACAACCGATACGCCACGCATTATTTGGATCGATTTGTCGGTTATTTTCTCATTGTTTAATTTGACCGCGCCTTGTTCGATCATGCGCAATGCCTCGCTGGTACTGGCGGTTAATCCTGTTTGTTTTAATACTTGCACCAGTGGTATTTCGTTGCCCGGTGCCTGGATTATTTTTTCCGGAATCTCTTCGGGCAGTGCGCCGTGCTTGAACCGTGCTTCAAAGTCAGCTAACGCATCCTCAGCACTAGCTCGGCTGTGGAAGCGGGTAACCATCTCCTGCGCCAATATCACTTTGATATCGCGCGGATTGCGTCCTGCCGCAACTTCTTCACGCCATTTTTGAATGGTTTGCAGGGATTCGAAGGACAGTAGTTCCAGGTAACGCCACATGAGTTGATCTGAGACCGACATCAACTTGCCGAAAATTTCAGCCGGGCTTTCGGTGATACCGACATAATTATTCAGGGATTTTGACATTTTGTTTACGCCATCCAACCCTTCCAACAGCGGCATGGTAAGAATGCATTGTTGCGGTTGTCCAAAATGTTTTTGTAGTTCCCGCCCCATCAATAGATTGAATTTTTGATCGGTGCCGCCCAATTCCAGGTCTGCCTTGAGTGCGACAGAATCGTAACCCTGGATCAAAGGATACAGGAATTCATGTATGGCGATCGCTTGGTTATTGCGATAGCGTTTGTCGAAATCATCCCGTTCCAGCATGCGTGCAACGGTATGAGTTGCGGCCAGTTTGATCAGATCTGCGGCGTCCATTTTGCCCATCCAGGTGGAATTAAACACCACCTCGGTCTGATCCGGATTTAGAATTTTAAAGACCTGCGTGGTGTAGGACTGCGCATTTTCTGCAACTTGTTCCCGGGTAAGGGGCGGGCGGGTGCTGTTTTTTCCGCTGGGATCCCCAATCATGCCGGTGAAATCGCCGATGAGAAACAAAATGCGATGTCCCATAACTTGCAGCTGGCGCAGCTTGTTCAATAATACCGTATGGCCTAGATGCAGATCCGGTGCTGTAGGGTCGAATCCGGCTTTAACACGTAAGGGATGCCCGGAGACAAGCTTGGCTTCAAGCTCGGTTTCGACCAATAATTCTTGGCTGCCGCGTTTTATGATTTCAAGTTGGGATTTTATTGATGTGTTCACGATCGGGTAAGCTTACAATTTTTATTTGATATGAGATTCCGAAATGCTTATTTAGGTCATTTTTAGTCGTTTTTTGGTACATATCGACTATTTTCATGTTAGACTCGCGCCTGTCTTGTTACATGACTGGAGGTACTTCATAGATGCTATATACGCCTATTAGCAGTAAACAAAGGATTCTAGCTCAAAAATCATCTAAATTAACAAAAAAATCAATTCGCTGGCTGGTGGCTCTATCCAGCATTCCCCTATTTGGCATTGTCACAGCATTTGGTATCGCACCTAACTCTCCGTCATTTGGTGAAATTCCCGTAGAAGAAATCGTTCTAGATCTTGATTTATCTATTCCGGATGCGCTAGCCGAAGCACAATCCAATCAATCTTTCTGGCGCCAGGAAAGTATTCGGCGGGGTGATACGATTGCGG from Nitrosomonas ureae harbors:
- the tyrS gene encoding tyrosine--tRNA ligase translates to MNTSIKSQLEIIKRGSQELLVETELEAKLVSGHPLRVKAGFDPTAPDLHLGHTVLLNKLRQLQVMGHRILFLIGDFTGMIGDPSGKNSTRPPLTREQVAENAQSYTTQVFKILNPDQTEVVFNSTWMGKMDAADLIKLAATHTVARMLERDDFDKRYRNNQAIAIHEFLYPLIQGYDSVALKADLELGGTDQKFNLLMGRELQKHFGQPQQCILTMPLLEGLDGVNKMSKSLNNYVGITESPAEIFGKLMSVSDQLMWRYLELLSFESLQTIQKWREEVAAGRNPRDIKVILAQEMVTRFHSRASAEDALADFEARFKHGALPEEIPEKIIQAPGNEIPLVQVLKQTGLTASTSEALRMIEQGAVKLNNEKITDKSIQIMRGVSVVIQVGKRKFAKAIIH